The following proteins come from a genomic window of Ilumatobacter coccineus YM16-304:
- a CDS encoding LLM class F420-dependent oxidoreductase has product MKLSMMINYSGDFHADVAKVVELEKAGLDVVWVPEAYSFDAVSQMGYLAAKTDTIEIGSAIMNVFSRTATCMAQTAAGLDFVSNGRFILGLGASGPQVIEGFHGVPYEKPMPRIRDYINVCRMTLKREKVVYDGPTVQVPLPEGQGTGMGKPLKIINHPVRDNVPIFWASLMGLSVKATAQHADGWLPIFFDPEKYHDVWGDEIKAGNAERDPELGKLQISAGGMVAIGDDLVGDKANAILDFARPSTALYVGGMGARDKNFYNTIMQKYGYVDEAIAIQDNYLAGEKEKAASLVPAEMLSNTNLVGPAGFVKERLAAYKEAGVTHLSVNAVGADPVSTIEQLKSML; this is encoded by the coding sequence ATGAAGCTCTCGATGATGATCAACTACTCCGGCGACTTCCATGCCGACGTCGCGAAGGTCGTGGAACTGGAGAAGGCCGGCCTCGACGTCGTGTGGGTGCCGGAGGCCTACAGCTTCGACGCCGTGTCGCAGATGGGGTACCTCGCGGCGAAGACCGACACGATCGAGATCGGCTCGGCGATCATGAACGTGTTCTCTCGCACGGCGACGTGCATGGCGCAGACCGCTGCCGGTCTCGACTTCGTGTCGAACGGACGGTTCATCCTCGGCCTCGGCGCATCCGGCCCGCAGGTCATCGAAGGCTTCCACGGCGTGCCGTACGAGAAGCCGATGCCGCGCATCCGTGACTACATCAACGTGTGCCGGATGACGCTCAAGCGTGAGAAGGTCGTGTACGACGGCCCGACCGTGCAGGTGCCGCTGCCCGAAGGCCAGGGCACGGGCATGGGCAAGCCGCTCAAGATCATCAACCACCCGGTCCGCGACAACGTCCCGATCTTCTGGGCCAGCCTGATGGGGCTGTCGGTCAAGGCGACGGCGCAGCACGCCGACGGCTGGCTGCCGATCTTCTTCGACCCCGAGAAGTACCACGACGTGTGGGGCGACGAGATCAAGGCCGGCAACGCCGAGCGTGATCCCGAACTCGGCAAGCTGCAGATCTCGGCTGGCGGCATGGTGGCCATCGGCGACGACCTCGTCGGCGACAAGGCCAACGCGATCCTCGACTTCGCTCGTCCGAGCACGGCGCTGTACGTCGGTGGCATGGGCGCCCGCGACAAGAACTTCTACAACACGATCATGCAGAAGTACGGCTACGTCGACGAAGCGATCGCCATCCAAGACAACTACCTCGCTGGTGAGAAGGAGAAGGCGGCGTCGCTGGTTCCGGCTGAGATGCTGTCGAACACCAACCTGGTCGGTCCGGCCGGTTTCGTGAAGGAACGTCTGGCGGCCTACAAGGAAGCCGGTGTCACGCACCTCAGCGTCAACGCCGTCGGTGCCGACCCGGTGAGCACCATCGAGCAACTCAAGTCGATGCTCTGA
- a CDS encoding VWA domain-containing protein: MIPGDFLAGGRLWLLLVVALLAAAYVASLRWRRAAQVRFTQVDLLDKVAPKRPRWRRHLIAAVQLLGLAAAVVAIARPVDRSTERTNSDGRILVLFDVSLSMEAEDVDPNRLEAAKIAAQNFIDEVDDDVEVGLISFAGVVTIEVNPTLDRSIVTRHIDDLELDLSTAIGDALSAGTNLLLNAVEDDENRDPDLAPGVIVLLTDGETTVGRSTPEGAQLAADGGIPVFTIAFGTDSGSIIDPVSGERVEVPVRPAELELVAELTGGESFEAQTGNELADAYDEIRESLGDTLGEEIEIVKELTWRYALASFLLLVIAYAMSLWWLRGMV; encoded by the coding sequence ATGATCCCCGGAGACTTCCTCGCCGGCGGCCGCCTCTGGCTCCTGCTCGTCGTCGCGCTCCTGGCTGCTGCGTACGTCGCGTCACTGCGCTGGCGACGGGCTGCACAGGTTCGGTTCACCCAGGTCGATCTGCTCGACAAGGTCGCCCCCAAGCGGCCCCGGTGGCGGCGACACCTCATCGCCGCCGTCCAACTGCTCGGCCTCGCCGCTGCCGTGGTGGCCATCGCCCGCCCCGTCGATCGCTCGACCGAACGCACCAACAGCGACGGCCGAATCCTGGTGCTGTTCGACGTGTCGCTGTCGATGGAAGCCGAAGACGTCGACCCGAACCGGCTCGAGGCGGCGAAGATCGCCGCGCAGAACTTCATCGACGAGGTCGACGACGACGTCGAGGTCGGCCTCATCTCGTTTGCCGGCGTGGTGACCATCGAGGTCAACCCGACGCTCGACCGGAGCATCGTCACCCGCCACATCGACGATCTCGAACTCGACCTGTCGACGGCGATCGGCGACGCGCTGTCGGCCGGGACCAACCTGTTGCTCAACGCCGTCGAAGACGACGAGAACCGCGACCCCGACCTCGCACCCGGCGTGATCGTGTTGCTCACCGACGGCGAGACCACCGTCGGCCGCAGCACCCCCGAGGGAGCCCAGCTGGCCGCCGACGGCGGCATCCCCGTGTTCACCATCGCGTTCGGCACCGACAGCGGTTCGATCATCGACCCGGTGTCGGGCGAGCGGGTCGAGGTGCCGGTGCGACCAGCCGAACTCGAGCTCGTCGCCGAACTCACCGGTGGCGAGTCGTTCGAAGCACAGACCGGCAACGAACTCGCCGACGCGTACGACGAGATCCGCGAATCGCTCGGCGACACGCTCGGCGAGGAGATCGAGATCGTGAAGGAACTGACCTGGCGCTATGCGCTGGCCTCGTTCCTCCTCCTCGTGATCGCCTACGCGATGAGCCTGTGGTGGCTCCGAGGCATGGTCTGA
- a CDS encoding DUF58 domain-containing protein produces MVDSPPTTAPTTPPPAPIHAWVSGPTPDATAEMLRSMELMINRRLDGVLHGNYQGLTPGHGSEPGESRPYQPGDDVRRIDWNVTARTNETYVREQIADRDLLAWVVIDVSATMRFGTTENDKAQTAMAAAATVGFLTARNQNRLGAVLVAGPNIRVMQPRAGKNQVRAILSSLASAPSAEGAGRADLAGALERVGAIAKRRGFVAVISDFTGDDWQGPLGRLGLRHDLLAISVHDPREMDVPPIGLVELVDPATGLSREIRVTKKVQDRYREAAATERHRRNDALGRSGAELIEISTADDWLGSIIEHVQNRRVQAVRGGVLKR; encoded by the coding sequence GTGGTCGATTCACCGCCGACAACCGCTCCGACGACTCCCCCGCCTGCTCCGATCCACGCGTGGGTCAGCGGACCGACGCCCGACGCCACCGCCGAGATGCTGCGTTCGATGGAGCTCATGATCAACCGCCGACTCGACGGCGTGCTGCACGGCAACTACCAGGGACTCACCCCGGGCCACGGCTCCGAGCCGGGCGAGTCACGCCCGTACCAGCCTGGCGACGACGTCCGCCGGATCGACTGGAACGTCACCGCTCGCACCAACGAGACGTACGTGCGCGAACAGATCGCCGACCGCGATCTCCTCGCCTGGGTCGTGATCGACGTGTCGGCGACGATGCGGTTCGGCACCACCGAGAACGACAAGGCGCAGACGGCGATGGCCGCTGCCGCAACGGTCGGATTCCTGACCGCCCGCAACCAGAACCGTCTCGGAGCGGTGCTCGTCGCCGGGCCGAACATTCGAGTGATGCAGCCGCGTGCCGGCAAGAACCAGGTGCGGGCCATCCTGTCGTCGCTGGCCTCGGCGCCGTCGGCCGAAGGCGCCGGCCGGGCCGATCTCGCCGGAGCGCTCGAACGGGTCGGTGCGATCGCCAAGCGCCGCGGGTTCGTCGCGGTGATCTCCGACTTCACCGGCGACGACTGGCAGGGCCCGCTCGGTCGGCTCGGCTTGCGCCACGACCTGCTCGCCATCAGCGTGCACGATCCGCGCGAGATGGACGTCCCGCCCATCGGGCTGGTCGAACTCGTCGACCCGGCGACCGGACTCAGCCGCGAGATCCGCGTCACCAAGAAGGTGCAGGATCGCTATCGCGAGGCCGCCGCCACCGAACGACACCGTCGAAACGATGCACTCGGGCGGTCGGGCGCCGAGTTGATCGAGATCTCGACGGCCGACGACTGGCTCGGTTCGATCATCGAGCACGTTCAGAATCGTCGGGTCCAAGCCGTTCGCGGCGGAGTGTTGAAACGGTGA
- a CDS encoding AAA family ATPase, whose amino-acid sequence MTDNNFTPTPAAPATPMDDRATAETFEKIFFELRKVIVGQTRLLERLLVGVLCRGHCLLESVPGLAKTLAAETLANVVGGSFARIQFTPDLLPSDIVGTRIYRGSTETFDVEFGPVFVNFLLTDEINRAPAKVQSALLEVMAEQQVTIGGVTHPVPTPFFVVATQNPIESEGVYNLPDAQRDRFMMKITLDHPTADEEMAILDRMGVTTDAPSPQQVITLDELLELQARADRVFVDRSVSQYAVDLVQCTRHPDRFNLGDLGEIIGLGASPRATINLIRGARALAMLRGRTYATPQDVFDLAPEIMRHRLLLTYDALARDITADQVVQRILASVPANWVSPKPNDAFERS is encoded by the coding sequence ATGACGGACAACAATTTCACTCCGACACCGGCGGCACCGGCGACTCCCATGGACGACCGGGCGACCGCGGAGACGTTCGAGAAGATCTTCTTCGAACTCCGCAAGGTCATCGTCGGACAGACCCGACTGCTCGAGCGACTCCTCGTCGGCGTGCTCTGCCGAGGGCACTGCCTGCTCGAATCGGTACCGGGTCTGGCCAAGACGCTGGCGGCCGAGACGCTCGCGAACGTCGTCGGCGGGTCGTTCGCTCGCATCCAGTTCACGCCCGACCTGTTGCCGTCCGACATCGTCGGCACCCGCATCTACCGCGGCTCGACCGAGACCTTCGACGTCGAGTTCGGCCCGGTCTTCGTCAACTTCCTCCTCACCGACGAGATCAACCGTGCTCCGGCCAAGGTCCAGTCGGCGCTGCTCGAAGTGATGGCGGAGCAGCAGGTCACGATCGGCGGCGTGACCCATCCCGTCCCGACACCGTTCTTCGTCGTCGCGACGCAGAACCCGATCGAGTCGGAAGGCGTCTACAACCTGCCCGACGCGCAGCGTGACCGCTTCATGATGAAGATCACGCTCGACCATCCCACCGCCGACGAGGAGATGGCGATCCTCGATCGCATGGGCGTCACCACCGATGCTCCGTCGCCGCAGCAGGTGATCACCCTCGACGAACTCCTCGAACTCCAGGCGCGTGCCGATCGGGTGTTCGTCGACCGCTCGGTGAGCCAGTACGCGGTCGACCTCGTCCAGTGCACGCGGCACCCCGACCGTTTCAATCTCGGCGACCTCGGCGAGATCATCGGCCTCGGAGCGAGTCCCCGCGCCACGATCAATCTGATCCGCGGCGCACGAGCACTCGCCATGCTGCGAGGCCGCACGTACGCCACTCCGCAGGACGTGTTCGACCTCGCACCCGAGATCATGCGGCACCGCCTGCTGCTCACCTACGACGCGCTGGCTCGTGACATCACCGCCGACCAGGTGGTGCAGCGCATCCTCGCGAGCGTGCCGGCGAACTGGGTGTCGCCGAAGCCGAACGACGCGTTCGAGCGGAGCTGA
- a CDS encoding NAD(P)/FAD-dependent oxidoreductase: MTNQLTADVTIVGAGPAGTAAAIELARAGRSVIVIDKASFPRDKCCGDGLTTLALRELEHLDFRPDTVDDWFDVSGVALRSPSGRQVEIPLPDAGKYAAVAPRLQLDNALVELARVAGATVLDGVGYTGIAVDDATVTIEADDHTITSRYVIAADGMWSPIRKSLALNEPGYLGEWHGFRQYASNVTGPAAQQLFVWFEPDLLPGYAWSFPLPGNRANIGFGVLRDGERTGKEIKAIWPDLLERPHIVEALGAGFEMEQRHTAWPIPARVDQLPLTGDRVFFVGDAAAATDVMTGEGIGQALLTGRLAAEAIIAAGALQPREAADLYEREVKHHLLADHKMSLALGSVLAKPWGARGALRVVANSGNWGKRNFARWMFEDEPRALVLTPSRWHRKFLDRPGAYLTRSASSGV, translated from the coding sequence ATGACGAACCAGTTGACCGCCGACGTCACCATCGTCGGCGCAGGTCCGGCCGGGACCGCCGCAGCGATCGAACTCGCACGAGCCGGTCGATCGGTGATCGTCATCGACAAGGCGAGCTTCCCGCGCGACAAGTGCTGCGGCGACGGGCTCACCACGCTGGCGCTCCGAGAACTCGAACACCTCGACTTCCGGCCCGACACCGTCGACGACTGGTTCGACGTGTCCGGCGTCGCGCTGCGCTCGCCCTCGGGCCGCCAGGTCGAGATCCCGCTCCCCGACGCCGGCAAGTACGCCGCCGTCGCGCCGCGGCTCCAACTCGACAACGCCCTCGTGGAGTTGGCCCGCGTCGCCGGTGCGACGGTGCTCGACGGCGTCGGCTACACCGGCATCGCCGTCGACGACGCAACCGTCACCATCGAGGCCGACGACCACACCATCACGAGCCGCTACGTCATCGCCGCCGACGGCATGTGGAGCCCGATCCGCAAGTCGCTCGCGCTCAACGAGCCCGGCTACCTCGGTGAATGGCACGGGTTCCGGCAGTACGCGTCGAACGTCACCGGGCCCGCCGCACAGCAACTGTTCGTGTGGTTCGAGCCCGACCTGCTGCCCGGTTACGCGTGGTCGTTCCCGCTGCCTGGCAACCGCGCCAACATCGGGTTCGGCGTACTGCGCGACGGCGAACGGACGGGCAAGGAGATCAAAGCGATCTGGCCCGATCTACTCGAGCGGCCGCACATCGTCGAGGCGCTCGGCGCAGGTTTCGAGATGGAGCAACGGCACACCGCGTGGCCGATCCCGGCGCGTGTCGATCAACTCCCGCTCACCGGCGACCGGGTGTTCTTCGTCGGCGACGCTGCTGCTGCGACCGACGTGATGACGGGCGAAGGCATCGGCCAGGCACTCCTCACCGGACGCCTCGCCGCCGAAGCGATCATCGCCGCCGGGGCGCTCCAACCTCGCGAAGCAGCGGACCTGTACGAGCGCGAGGTGAAGCATCACCTGCTGGCCGACCACAAGATGTCGCTGGCGCTGGGCTCGGTGCTCGCCAAACCGTGGGGTGCTCGCGGAGCGCTGCGCGTGGTGGCCAACAGCGGCAACTGGGGCAAGCGAAACTTCGCCCGCTGGATGTTCGAAGACGAGCCGCGCGCCCTCGTGCTCACCCCGAGCCGCTGGCACCGCAAGTTCCTCGACCGCCCCGGCGCCTACCTCACCCGATCCGCATCATCCGGTGTCTGA
- a CDS encoding N-acetylmuramoyl-L-alanine amidase has translation MGGSKSTRRQMLAGAAATAAAICCGDHVTDALALDTDDRSPTTATPSRARPAAAALTVADGLSIHRRDEWGADLPPTAHIPPEEVKFLLVHHSASSFNTSDPRSVIRSIYAFHTGPEKRWQDVAYNFFVAPDGSVWEGRAGSLDGPVEASATGGNQGYSQLVCLLGNHVAEPPTAAAQDSLVRTLAWLAGRYDLGTFRDASTTFVSRGSDKFPAGATITTPVISPHRAVTYTACPGDAAVALLPEWRRRVHQTLATTWERDGMQPARRVQLQAP, from the coding sequence ATGGGTGGATCGAAGTCGACGCGACGGCAGATGCTCGCCGGGGCCGCCGCGACCGCTGCGGCGATCTGCTGCGGCGACCACGTGACCGACGCCCTCGCGCTCGACACCGACGACCGATCTCCGACCACCGCCACGCCGAGCCGAGCACGCCCGGCCGCCGCAGCGCTCACCGTGGCCGACGGGCTCAGCATCCATCGGCGCGACGAGTGGGGTGCCGACCTCCCGCCGACGGCCCACATCCCGCCGGAGGAGGTGAAGTTCCTCCTCGTGCACCACAGCGCATCCAGCTTCAACACGTCCGATCCGCGCTCGGTCATCCGCAGCATCTACGCGTTTCACACCGGCCCGGAGAAGCGCTGGCAGGACGTCGCCTACAACTTCTTCGTCGCTCCCGACGGCTCGGTCTGGGAGGGGCGAGCCGGATCGCTCGACGGTCCGGTCGAGGCGAGCGCCACCGGTGGCAACCAGGGCTACTCCCAGCTGGTCTGCCTGCTCGGCAACCATGTGGCCGAGCCACCGACCGCTGCCGCGCAGGACAGTCTCGTACGCACGCTCGCGTGGCTCGCCGGGCGCTACGACCTCGGGACGTTCCGCGACGCCTCGACGACGTTCGTGTCACGCGGCTCCGACAAGTTCCCGGCGGGAGCGACGATCACCACACCGGTCATCTCGCCGCACCGAGCCGTCACCTACACCGCGTGCCCCGGCGACGCCGCCGTCGCGCTGCTCCCGGAGTGGCGACGTCGGGTTCACCAGACGCTGGCAACGACCTGGGAGCGCGACGGCATGCAGCCTGCTCGACGCGTCCAGCTCCAGGCTCCCTGA
- a CDS encoding SDR family oxidoreductase, with amino-acid sequence MTGLCEGRVVIVTGAGRGIGREHALSLARHGAKVVVNDLGGAVDGSGGDLSPAGQVVAEITEMGGEAVANGESVSDWEGAKRMVDQAIDTWGRLDGLVNNAGILRDRMLANMSEEEWDAVIDVHLKGTFAPARHAAAYWREQSKAGKEVSGRIVNTTSVSGIYGNIGQTNYGAAKAGIASFTNIAALELARYGVTVNAVAPVALTRMTEGLGPAPETDEDREAQAPRWIAPIVTWLCSEEAAGVTGRVFEASGRFLAVAEPWVRGPSIDPIDDPTLLGAAVEGLLAEARGNTGMNGVTGGPPQNLLGGS; translated from the coding sequence ATGACTGGATTGTGTGAAGGGCGTGTCGTCATCGTGACCGGAGCGGGTCGAGGGATCGGGCGCGAGCACGCGCTCAGCCTCGCTCGCCACGGCGCGAAGGTGGTCGTGAACGACCTCGGTGGAGCGGTCGACGGTTCGGGTGGCGACTTGTCGCCGGCCGGTCAGGTCGTCGCCGAGATCACCGAGATGGGTGGCGAAGCGGTGGCGAACGGTGAAAGCGTCTCCGACTGGGAGGGCGCCAAGCGCATGGTCGATCAGGCGATCGACACATGGGGACGCCTCGATGGTCTGGTCAACAACGCCGGCATCCTGCGCGACCGCATGCTGGCGAACATGAGTGAAGAAGAATGGGATGCCGTCATCGACGTGCATCTCAAGGGCACGTTCGCTCCGGCACGCCACGCCGCGGCCTACTGGCGTGAGCAGTCGAAGGCGGGCAAGGAGGTGTCGGGTCGCATCGTCAACACGACGTCGGTGTCGGGCATCTACGGCAACATCGGCCAGACCAACTACGGCGCCGCCAAGGCCGGCATCGCGTCGTTCACCAACATCGCCGCGCTCGAACTGGCGCGCTACGGCGTCACGGTCAACGCGGTCGCTCCCGTCGCCCTCACCCGCATGACCGAAGGTCTGGGCCCGGCACCCGAGACCGACGAAGACCGTGAGGCGCAGGCCCCGAGGTGGATCGCACCGATCGTCACGTGGCTGTGCTCGGAAGAAGCAGCTGGTGTGACCGGCCGCGTGTTCGAGGCGTCGGGTCGATTCCTCGCTGTGGCCGAACCGTGGGTGCGCGGACCGTCGATCGACCCGATCGACGACCCGACACTGCTCGGTGCCGCAGTCGAAGGACTGCTCGCCGAGGCACGCGGCAACACGGGGATGAACGGCGTGACCGGAGGCCCGCCGCAGAACCTGCTCGGCGGTTCGTGA
- a CDS encoding MaoC/PaaZ C-terminal domain-containing protein, with protein MPLNPDAVGATSDPIEVSWTSKDALLYAVGIGAGHEELPFTTENSADIEQAVFPTFPVVIGYGRGSAMGKIGTFNPAMLVHGQQAITLHRPIPVEGTVTISGEIIGMYDKGKAAVVESRNTAVMDGEPLYTTTMSAFIRGEGGWGGERGPSGPKNVPPESAPDHTVGYQTSRDQAFVYRLSGDRNPLHTDPKFAAMGGFDTPILHGLCTYGFTGRALLHTVCDSDPSKFRHIEGRFASPVFPGEALTIRMWSDGPGKTLFTTSAGEGDTERIVIDQGLLEHS; from the coding sequence ATGCCCTTGAACCCAGATGCCGTCGGCGCCACCTCCGATCCGATCGAGGTCTCGTGGACCTCCAAAGATGCGCTGCTCTACGCGGTCGGCATCGGCGCAGGCCACGAAGAGCTCCCGTTCACGACCGAGAACTCGGCCGACATCGAACAGGCTGTGTTCCCGACGTTCCCCGTGGTCATCGGGTACGGCCGCGGCTCGGCGATGGGCAAGATCGGCACGTTCAACCCGGCCATGCTCGTCCACGGTCAGCAGGCGATCACGCTGCATCGCCCGATCCCGGTCGAGGGGACCGTCACGATCAGCGGCGAGATCATCGGCATGTACGACAAGGGCAAGGCGGCCGTCGTCGAGTCTCGCAACACCGCGGTGATGGACGGCGAACCGCTCTACACGACCACGATGTCGGCGTTCATCCGCGGCGAAGGTGGTTGGGGCGGCGAGCGCGGCCCGTCGGGTCCGAAGAACGTGCCGCCCGAATCGGCTCCCGATCACACCGTCGGCTACCAGACCTCTCGCGATCAGGCGTTCGTGTATCGGCTGTCGGGTGACCGCAACCCGTTGCACACCGACCCGAAGTTCGCGGCGATGGGCGGGTTCGACACGCCGATCCTCCACGGCCTCTGCACCTACGGCTTCACCGGTCGCGCGTTGCTCCACACGGTGTGCGACAGCGACCCGTCGAAGTTCCGCCACATCGAAGGTCGCTTCGCCTCCCCGGTGTTCCCCGGCGAAGCGCTCACCATCCGCATGTGGTCGGACGGACCGGGCAAGACGCTGTTCACCACGAGCGCCGGCGAGGGCGACACCGAGCGCATCGTCATCGACCAAGGCCTCCTCGAACACTCCTGA
- a CDS encoding AMP-binding protein yields the protein MYATQYAAQHPDRPAFVMASTGATVTLAEFEGRANRLAHLLRAHGLRRLDHYSVFMENNDRYLESCAAGERSGLYYTCVNSYLTADEVAYIVDHSESQVVITSAAKRDVVLDALPQCPRVSLVLVVDGGEPDTDVGSARVVDFATAVAEHPGTPIDDEFLGTAMLYSSGTTGRPKGIIRPLPEQPPSEQMPLFTFLSNLWHYREDMVYLSPAPLYHSAPQAAVNLTLRVGGTVVIMERFDPLEYLRLIEQYSVTHTQLVPTMFSRMLKLPEEDRHRYDLSSLEIAVHAAAPCPVQVKEQMIEWWGPIIHEYYGATEGLGFAACNSEEWLAHKGTVGKIVLGDLFIADDEMNELPQGEPGTIWFKTATEFEYHNDPDKTDEATSSDGSMTTVNDVGYVDADGFLYLTDRATFMIISGGVNIYPQETENLLITHPKVADAAVFGVPNADLGEEVKAVVQPMPEFEPNDDLAAELTEFCAEHLSRQKVPRSIDFAAELPRLPTGKLYKRKLRDPYWEGHENKILG from the coding sequence ATGTACGCAACCCAGTACGCCGCACAGCATCCCGACCGGCCGGCCTTCGTCATGGCGTCGACCGGCGCGACCGTCACCCTCGCCGAGTTCGAAGGGCGGGCCAACCGACTCGCGCACCTGCTCCGGGCTCACGGGTTGCGACGCCTCGACCACTACTCGGTGTTCATGGAGAACAACGACCGGTACCTCGAGTCGTGCGCGGCGGGCGAGCGGTCGGGGCTCTACTACACGTGCGTCAACTCGTACCTGACCGCCGACGAGGTCGCGTACATCGTCGACCACTCCGAATCGCAGGTCGTGATCACCTCGGCAGCGAAACGTGATGTCGTGCTCGACGCACTCCCCCAGTGTCCTCGTGTGTCGCTCGTCCTCGTCGTCGACGGTGGTGAACCCGACACCGATGTCGGCTCGGCTCGCGTCGTCGACTTCGCCACGGCGGTCGCCGAGCACCCGGGCACACCGATCGACGACGAGTTCCTCGGCACCGCGATGCTCTACTCGTCGGGCACGACCGGACGACCGAAGGGGATCATCCGACCGCTCCCCGAGCAGCCACCGAGCGAGCAGATGCCGCTCTTCACGTTCCTCTCCAACCTGTGGCACTACCGCGAAGACATGGTGTACCTGTCGCCCGCTCCGCTGTACCACTCCGCTCCGCAGGCGGCGGTCAACCTCACCCTGCGCGTCGGTGGCACCGTCGTCATCATGGAACGCTTCGACCCGTTGGAGTACCTGCGGCTGATCGAGCAGTACTCGGTGACCCACACGCAGCTCGTGCCGACCATGTTCAGCCGGATGCTGAAGCTGCCCGAGGAGGACCGCCACCGCTACGACTTGTCGTCGCTCGAGATCGCGGTGCACGCGGCGGCGCCGTGCCCGGTGCAGGTGAAGGAGCAGATGATCGAGTGGTGGGGCCCGATCATCCACGAGTACTACGGCGCCACCGAGGGGCTGGGCTTCGCGGCGTGCAATTCCGAGGAGTGGCTCGCGCACAAGGGCACGGTCGGCAAGATCGTGCTCGGCGACCTGTTCATCGCCGACGACGAGATGAACGAACTTCCCCAGGGCGAGCCGGGGACGATCTGGTTCAAGACCGCGACCGAGTTCGAGTACCACAACGACCCCGACAAGACCGACGAGGCGACGTCGAGCGACGGTTCGATGACCACGGTCAACGACGTCGGCTACGTCGACGCCGACGGGTTCCTGTACCTGACCGACCGGGCGACGTTCATGATCATCTCGGGCGGCGTGAACATCTATCCGCAGGAGACCGAGAACCTACTCATCACGCACCCGAAGGTCGCCGACGCGGCGGTCTTCGGCGTCCCCAACGCCGACCTGGGCGAGGAGGTGAAGGCCGTGGTGCAGCCGATGCCGGAGTTCGAGCCGAACGACGACCTCGCCGCCGAACTCACCGAGTTCTGCGCCGAGCACCTCTCACGCCAGAAGGTGCCGCGCTCGATCGACTTCGCCGCCGAACTGCCGCGACTTCCGACCGGCAAGCTCTACAAGCGCAAGCTCCGCGACCCGTACTGGGAGGGCCACGAGAACAAGATCCTCGGCTGA